The genomic window CAGGGTCTTCTCAACCGGTTTGCCAAGCACCGGAACCACTTTCAACAGACCGTGAACCTCTTTTCTCACATCCGCATAGATGGGGGCTGTCCGGATTTTGTTCAGATATTTTGAGAAAGCGCCAACGGTGTTGGAAATCGACATTTCATTGTCATTTAATACCACCAGCACATTTTTTTTCAGATCGCCCGCGTGATTCAATGCCTCCAAAGACATTCCCGCCCCAATAGCACCGTCACCTACAACTGCCACGATCGATCTCTTTTCTCCACGAATTGCGTCAGCGCAAGACAGCCCCAGGGCAGCCGATATGGCATCCCCGCTGTGACCGCACGTAAAGGGGTCATAATCACTCTCGTTTTTATCAGGGAAACCACTGAGACCCTTATATTGTCTGAGGGTTAGAAACTTCGATTTTCTACCCGTCAAAATCTTGTGAACATATGCCTGATGTCCCACATCCCACACAATTTTATCTTTTTTAAAATCGAAACAATAGTGAAGTGCGATGGTTAACTCGACAACACCCAGGTTTGAAGAAAGGTGACCGGGGTTTTTCGAAACGACATCCACAATAAATTCGCGGATTTCCGTTGCGAGTTTTGGTAAGTCTGTCAGGTTTAATTTCTTTAAATCTTCCGGATATTCAACAGAATCCAATAGTTTACTCATGTTTCACTTTGTGACACATTGAAAAAGGTTATGTAGGTAAACAAAGAGCTATTTTGAATTATTGCCTTGGGTGAATTCAAGTTCATAATCCCTGGTACGAAAAACGCCATTTTCGTCCTTCACGAGGATCTGAATCTTTTTTTCTGCATCCTCTAATAAGGCGATACACTGCTTATACAGCTTAATACCCTGCTCATATTTTGACAAGGTTTCATCGAGCGGCAAATCCCCCTTTTCGAGACGTTCCACAATATCCTCTAATCCTTTTACTGCATCCTCAAATTTTATCTTCGCCATAGGCTACAATTCATCCGTACAAAATTCCTTTCACCCCGTTCTGGCATCCTGATCATTATCATTGCCGCCTTTCCCGGAAGTACGAACACGCATGCCTTGCTACTTGCAATGATCGTACCGATCCTTTGTACCCGTTTATTCCAGTACCTCAACGACCGATGAAACAACGCTGCCATGGGAAAAGCGCGTCTTTAACCTGTTTCCTGCAGCCAATCCTTCTGTCGACTTGATCAGTTTGTCGTCTATCACCAAAGTCGTAATCGAATATCCCCTGCTGAGCACTCGCAACGGGCTGATACTATCCAATCGGTTTGCAATGCCAGCGAGTCGTTCTCGTTCTAATTGAACCATGTGTTTCCCCGTTGTAACAAGCCGCTGCATTATTTCATCCACATCCTGTTGTAAGCGGTATACCTTATCGAACGGTCGTTTCAGAGAGAAACTGTGCTCAATCCTTAACAATCTGCTTCTCATAAGTAATATTTTATTATACAACGCTTGTACAAGTCTAGTTTTAATTTTCTCACATGCATCCATTATTTGATCATACCGGGGGACAACCAGCTCACCAGCCTCGGTAGGGGTAAGCGCCCTTTTGTCTGCAACCAGGTCTGAAATCGTCACATCAATTTCGTGACCCACTGCCGAGACCACAGGAATTCGGGAGGCAAAAATACTGCGCGCGACCACTTCCTCGTTAAATGCCCACAAATCCTCCAAACTTCCGCCACCTCTTCCCACAATCATTACGTCAATATTGGAAATCGTATTCAAATCACTGATCGCTTGTGCAATCTCAAGCGCCGCACCTTCACCCTGTACCTTCACGGGATAAATGAGAATTTCCACCCTCGCAAACCGTCTGTTGATCACGTTTACGATATCTCTGATTGCAGCGCCCGTTAAAGATGTCACAACAGCAATCTTCCGGGGAAGGGCAGGGAGGGGTTTTTTATGTGCCGGGTCAAACAAACCTTCCTTTTCGAGACGTTCCTTTAATTGCAAAAAGGCCAACTGGAGCGCCCCGATTCCCTTTGGCTCCATACGTTCAACAATCAGCTGATACTGCCCGCGAGCTTCATAC from Candidatus Brocadia sp. includes these protein-coding regions:
- the xseB gene encoding exodeoxyribonuclease VII small subunit; the protein is MAKIKFEDAVKGLEDIVERLEKGDLPLDETLSKYEQGIKLYKQCIALLEDAEKKIQILVKDENGVFRTRDYELEFTQGNNSK
- the xseA gene encoding exodeoxyribonuclease VII large subunit, whose amino-acid sequence is MNLASPLPMFVDTAKSRNTVLTISELTRRIRGSVEQEFFNVWVLGELSNVKRPSSGHVYLTLKDAHAQLQAVIFKSVAHGLKFEIQDGLQVLAFGSVTVYEARGQYQLIVERMEPKGIGALQLAFLQLKERLEKEGLFDPAHKKPLPALPRKIAVVTSLTGAAIRDIVNVINRRFARVEILIYPVKVQGEGAALEIAQAISDLNTISNIDVMIVGRGGGSLEDLWAFNEEVVARSIFASRIPVVSAVGHEIDVTISDLVADKRALTPTEAGELVVPRYDQIMDACEKIKTRLVQALYNKILLMRSRLLRIEHSFSLKRPFDKVYRLQQDVDEIMQRLVTTGKHMVQLERERLAGIANRLDSISPLRVLSRGYSITTLVIDDKLIKSTEGLAAGNRLKTRFSHGSVVSSVVEVLE